A window of Drosophila sulfurigaster albostrigata strain 15112-1811.04 chromosome X, ASM2355843v2, whole genome shotgun sequence genomic DNA:
aaccgaaaaacacGCGATTGATAGATCGAATGGGGATCGCGAATGCGTGGCCCGTGCCGTtggattgttgttgtcttatattgctgttgtcgttgttctcGTGGTGTTGCCCAATCGGACTCGTAACTAGTAATGCTGACAATCGCTCTAGCCaagttcaatttaatattaaatataagcGCCGATCCGCCGTACGGTAAGTCGGCGTTTTGCCGAATACTTTTGCGAATCTTTTTGGTCGGGCCGTATGCTGTTCGTATAGCCAAACGATCGACGACGATCGTCGtttaatgttgctgttgctgtgttaaCGATTTAGCTGGCAAGAATCTTCAGCGCAAGAAAACAACTTCAGCAACAGTAAAACGGCAGCTGGGCCTGACTATGGACACGTtcacataaaaattgaaagcCAGCCAAGTTGGTTCGTTGTGTCTCTGACATTGACTTGAGCTGCTCTCTGATCGTTCACACGATCGCAACTCGAGCACTCGAGACCAAATTGCGGAAGCAATGCAGCTTGCAGGCCCCCCTTTTTAGTTAAAGGGCTAGAGGTCCACAGTCCAACGTCGATCACTTAACGATCATCATCCATCGATCAATCGATCAGTCGAAACACGCGCccaattcatttttattagcaACAATATGTCAACCCACAACAAAAAGGGGGGGGGGggataatataaaaacaacagaGTTGAGACAAGATCACTTGATATCAATCTTGggtattgaaattgaaattgaagttgaagttcaCGTTCTTGTGGTTACTTTATTCACTGTTCGCTcagctgttgtagttgtggtcTTGTTTGATCATATCGGCCGCCTTCTCGGCTATCAAATATACCGGTCCATTGGGATGGCCAGCAATCAAATAGGGCATAATGCTGGCATCCACCACACGCAGCTGGCCAATGCCATGGACACGCAGTCGAGCATCCACCACGGCACTGGGATCAGAGCGTGGTCCCATTTTAGCAGTGCCCGAATAATGATAGATGGTTAGAGTAAAGTGTCGGGCATAACACTCCCAAAACTCGTCGCTGAGCCACTTGTGTCGACGACACGCTGGCGGCTGTTTGTCCAACAACCGGGCGTTGATGGCTCGAAAGGCGGGCATCTCGCTGAGGTGGTTGCACTGCTTGAGGCCGCGAATTGTGATATTGAGATCGTAGGGATCGTGAAAGTAATTGGGATAGATCAGGGGATGCTGTTGGGGATTGCGACTCTGCAGCTTGATGCGTCCGCGACTCCTCGCACGCAGTATCATGGGGAACACCAAGAATGAGTTCCCATTGCGGCGCTCCAGCTCCCCAAACATGGTCTCATAGATGCTTGGCTTGATGCCGAAGGCCAAGGGCAGCGCCGGATTTATTGGCCAACTGTTGCTACAGGCAAATATCTCCATGTCGGGCCATCCCCGCTGACGCTCTGCCTCGTCCAAGGCATAAAACGAGATTGCTTCCACGCCACCAGGTATCAAGATGGGACCTCGTCCCCGAAGGAAATTGCCTATGGCATCGGTGTTGAGCAAATCGTTCAGCGTCAGCGTTGTTGTGTTCGTCGTGAATGTCACAGCTGGCGCCGTATGATCCTGCAGATTGTAGCCCACCGCCAGATCTGCCAGAGGTTTGATGCCCATTTTGCGCAGATGCTTGGCAGGTCCCACGCCCGACAACATCAGCAATTGCGGTGTATTGATGGCGCCCGCCGAGACGATGACTTCCTTTCTGGCCAGCACCTTCTGCATGCGTCCATCGGCCAGCAGCATTACGCCGTAGGCGTTCCTGCTCTGTGGATCGATGAGCACTCGGGTGActagtgatttttttttgatgtgcAGATTGGTGCGTTTGCCTTTGATGGGATAGAGATAGGCGCGATTGGAGCTCCAGCGTGTAGCGTTCGCGATATTCGCCTGCAGATAGGAGACACGCATCTGGGACTCACCGTTGTAGTCGCCACGTGGCAAACCCGCCTGCTCGGATGCTCGGACAAACGCATCGGCAACGCGTGTCGGATCTGTGTTATATGAGATTTTCACCGGTCCCCGGACACCGGGATGTGAGTGTCCGGTGTCGGCATCGGGGACAAGAGAGCCTTCGTATTTGCGAAAGTACGGCAACAGCTCCTCGTAGCTCCAGCCGGGATTGCCGAGCGCAGCCCAGTGATCGTAGTCGAGGCGATTGCCTCGGGTGTACATCATGTAGTTGAGCACCGAGCTGCCACCCATGACCTTGCCACGTGGCCAGTTGCAGCGATTGTCCTTCATGGCCAGGCAATAGCTGGACGAGGGCTCGGTGCGATACTTCCAATTCATTTCGCCCAGCTGCAAGAAGTGTGCTGCTATTGGGATATCCATGACGTAGCTTTCGCTGCCGCCAGCCTCGAGTAGCAGCACCTTCCAGTTGGGATTCTCGGACAGGCGGGCAGCCAAAGCACAGCCAGCGGTGCCGGCGCCGACGACAATGAAATCGTATTCGGGCAGCAGCTGATTGCGTTCATCGAGCGACTCCAGATCCATTTGGTGTTGACCACGTCGCAGAAACTCGATTATATTGCCCAGCGCATTACCGTTGAGACTCTGTGCCACAGCCGTGTCGATGAGGCAGCAATGCGTCAACGCAGCGAGGAATACTAATCGCCATGTTATTGGCATTCCCATAGAGTCAGCCAGACAGCTCTGGCAACGTAGCTCAACTGAAAAGCCTGGCTACCCGACCTTACATCTTTATTGCAAAACAGGTGGGGAAGCAATGCTCGAATGCACTTGACTCTGCGATACCCGATACTCGATTCAATACATGTAAAAGAATCATTAGTCATACAGAAAAACAAACGGTGTTAATTGACAAGTGATTTtctaaaaaatgcatttatttgagCATATAATAgatttagaatttcaaaaatgtagaaatacatacaatattcCAAGTTCTACGCTATTGCTACcgggtatacaaaaatagGAGAATAATATAcggtaataataataactcaCTGACCAACGAACAATCGTAGTAATCGTTGCGAAAGTACTGTCATTACTAAACGGGAACTATAATTAATggcttaaattgaaattgcttgAAGTGTAAATTCAATGCATCGGTTAATAATTATTGTCCATTGATCGTGTTAAACAATGTTTAGGACAAAGCAGTCCATAGTATTTTCCATATCTGTAGAGTTTAGCCTAACTATTTATATCACATTTTCAACCCAAACAAATAATCGCATAACAATTTGATGAGATTCAAAAGCCATAAGTAAGAGCAATAAGCAAATAggcacattttttatttctaattttaatgTCTTTACTTTAAGGTAAAGTGCTGAGAACCATTGTTATTTAATggtaattttgtaattatattttatagcgCAAGATTACTGCATAATTGcaaagaaaatacttaaattgtttttatgtgtTGCTCGTTGTTAAAGAAAATCTTGACTAAGCGATTAAATCAATCCAACTTATTCAAGCCAGTACGCAACATTATTAGcatattcaaatgaattgaTCACAATCATACAaactttcttttaataatttaggACATTGCTTAGAAAAGTTGTTATAATTCTTAGTGTAGTTGATTTAATTGATCTATACAAAGTATAACAAGGAAGCCATTAAGAATTCTTGGTTTTAATTGATCACATTCATATAAAGttgctgagctgagctgagttgatTGTGTGATGGCTTTGCGCATTAGTTTTATCGTGTGTCGTCTTACGAAAGGGCGTTGAAGGTCCTCAGTTTTGTGTGTTAGAttgtttgtaaattttataatcATTTCCGTTCGCATGGGAATTACAAAAGCCACAGCAAGCGTCTACAACTGTAATCGTCATCGTACTAAGAATTTGGGCGGCAACTCAACTCTTAACTCAACTGAAAACTCAGCGAGTCACTCAACCGCAGCCGCCTGCCTGACATACTAAACATACACATAGGTTCTTCAACTTGTTTTAAGATATCTTTTTAGTTGCACTGGCAGCAACCTGTGGGCTGTGTTGTTGGCAGCCTCAAAAGGTGTTCAGCTCACGAAAGTGTTGGCTGGTAAATTTCCAAAACTAAAAACATGTATAATATTTGGGCATTCGCTTTTTAAATCTGAGAATACTTTGAGCATACTTCTAGCATAAATTtacgaaatttatttttgttgtttgccatcaatgattatgaaataaacagaaaataagCATGActtgcaaatgaaaaacaaatctaGAGTTTCGACTGTGTGACTCAGCTTTGCTCATTTGTGAAGAAGTTAGTGCAGAATTTGAGATCAAATTAACATCTTAGCATCTCTTGATGAATGAATGAGAATAGTATAAactaagtatatatatactatactattcTCATTCGGTGGTAGAGTAAACCATTCAATTGCATGCGGAAGGTGGAGGAGGTCATCATAGTTGTGAGGGATTTGCCCCAGTTCGTGGAAAACTATTGTGGTTAATTTGGTGGTTCTTGTTTTGGCATAGAGAACCTTGTTAAGCTCTTGACAGAGCCACTTCATAGATGACCAAGTCGCGGCCAGAACCGATGACATTCAAGCGAAGCCATTCGAGTCAAGGCAGCGCGATTTCGCAACAACTTGCAACGTGTGGCGCGCCGCAAGCTCTAAGCTTCGcctcgttgtcgtcgtcgtcgtctaacggcaattaaagtattttcgatattttttatgttttgactagtttttttttggctatgTTTTGATAGAcgtatttgtgttgttgttaattcTTGAAGAATTAAGCTAGCTGTTGTCTTTGACCGAGTTTTCCGCAGTGCAAAACTGGCAACTCGCACTTGGCTCACACTTTTCGAGCCTTTTTCGGGGCTGTTTTTTGGAGGCCTTATTTCGTAACAGTCTCTTGACATTTGCTCGGTCAAAGGAACATCTCTTTCGTGATAGAACTCACGAGTTTTTGGTCATCAAGAAATTAGCACATGTTATTGCAGCTGATTGTTGTTTCCAATTGCTCGATAACGATGACTAGTTGATATTTTTGACTTCCAATCGCCCAACTCAATAACTTTTGACATCATTTACACCTCACCTCCCGCGCGAACCTACGCGAATGAAAAGTGTTCTTTAGGCAATCGAGAACACACAATTCTTGATTGGTCACTTTTGGGCTCGACCCGTTTTATGAGctcaaatatacatactatgtttaatttttgataCCATCCACTTGAGCTGAGGAAAACGGGTTTGCTAGACAAGATTACGAAGTCATCAAACTTATTGTAGACAATAACTACAGGGTATTCCATAGTCATAGTCAGGGTCTTATGCTATTTTTCATCCATTTTAATGGCACTTTTAGTTGACATATCGCTGATTGTGCTGCTCTTAACCTTCTTTGTCCTCGCACAGGGTATTAACAATAAGACGCGTATGGAATGCATTAAAGGGGGGCTTGGCACAATCCCAGATAATCTTCATAAAAAGTAGAACAGAAAAGAACAGTAGACTTTGAGCAGTTCTCCTGCTGCACTTAAGAGCGACCTGACAAAGTTGTTGTTCtcaattatatatacacagaaagaaaataacgtgctaaaataaaatcatcAATCAAGATTGTTGATGtcaaaactaaaaaaagaaggtttattcttaaattcaGATTGGAAATCTACAAAGATTTTTGCACcctaaaaattatatttcaaaattgtttttttttaagataaaaaaaaaaaaatttagtcAAAAACTTTCAATCTAGATTTGTTTTCTCTCTATGTAGATTTTGTTTCATTGCTGAAGCACATTCAATAGTTGattaatacaaaatgcaatCTAATAGaatgtgtttgttttataaattgcCATCAATTCGGCAAATTAAATCACAGCGAACTTGAGAGTGTTTacaatttgctttgtttaaAGTATTCATTCGACTTTTGCTACAATTCAGCTCAGCCATCAGATCACAACACATTGGCGTGGCGTTGTATCGATATTGTGGCTGGTCGTAAATATCCatattaattttgcaaatacGACGGCGACAAGAATAAGCAGAATCCGTTGACTTAAGAGAGAATGACTAAACAAAATCCATAAgataataaaaaccaaaaaagcaaagctaacATCCAAACATGAAaatttgcttctttttttttgcttttgccgtAGTAACGAGCCAAAGCAAATCTCCAATAAAAAAAGCCCGCAAGGTCGTCAGACACAGCGCTCACATACAGACGAAGCCACcaatatagaaaaaaagaaaccaaaattacaataaaaccaaaaatttaaaCCCAGCTCTGTCGAGAGAGAACGTTTAAAGTTCTTTGGAAAAGAGCCAACAGACTAGCTTTAGAATAACATAACGAACGGCAgcttttataatattattctgAGATACtacacttatgtatgtatatgcataaatatttgtgtaatgGCAAATCAAGGTCTCCGCTCGTTTCCGATTTCCGAATTGAGTATGTGTAATCAAAGCACTTTGCAACTGATTCGGTTTCTAAATTTCAATCTTATATGGGATCGAGTGAAGTGCatcaattgaattcaatttgctaaAAGATACTTCAATTTATATACACTATCTGACTGATATGGTTTAATTATGCAGtgcaattcataaatataagaTTGTTATCGAGATACTAACAATTTATGGCGTTTGTTGGAACAGTAATCTGAATAATAATTCAGCTCTGTCtctattgtttttatacccgatcCTATAGGGGAAAAGAGTGTTATAAATTAGTGCCAACTGAATTTACATGTAACTGGCAGAAGGAATGGAAAAGTATGTGAATAAAAACTATacattttggaatatttcaatatttttcagtatgttaattaggtatattttgtaatgacaagtatattgatatactatactatactatactatatactaaatatattgtGCATTTTCAAATGAACGCCTAAATCGGAGAAACTATAGGAGATTTTGGTACTTACAATAAAACCTATAACCTTTATTATGTCAACAATTTGGTTGCCATGAGATAAAAACCTTAGaagttataataattttatacatatgATGTAAAagtatattcattattttttgatatattatttttgtacatgTTGAATGAAGATAACccaaatatcaatttcaatatatttcagtattttctcTGAATATTCATTTGTTATATGTTGAATATAgaagtatatcgatatattaaatataaattgtggtatattatgttatttttcgttatatcaatttggtatatgttgaatctataagtatattaatataccaaatatacatatatttcgacataatttcgtatattttaacCAAAATACCACACTGCGTTGCTTCGATTACCCATTTTTATCATAACTTGAGCTGAACTTAGGAAGCTATTTAAATGTTGCTGGATTTAGagttaattttgaaataacaGCTGGCTGTGGGAACGACACTCTTCTCAGTCGTATAGACAGCTGTTCTAGTCAGCTTGTCGTTCTCAAAATCCCAAAATATAGTGATAAATTTGATCAGAGCAACAtgtccagcagcagcaaccaatcgcagtcgcagttgcagttgcagacTGAATGCAGCGATGAGGCAAAAGATGTGGCAAGTACAAGTTTGGCTACACAGCAAGTGACGTTGGCGTTGCACACAAATCCATCGGAGGCGGCAACTGTTGAGGCAGTGCCAATAGCCGAAGTGGCGCCTCCCAAACCaaatgaacagcagcagcaaccataTGTCTTTCGAGCTGAGCAGCAGTTGGACGATGAACTGGACGACAATCGCTGGGGTCGCTTTCTGCGCGTCCTCACTCGCTGCCTGTTGTACTGCAGTGCTCGGGTGGCTGCTGGCTTTGGATTGAGTCGCCAGCAGACGGCGTGGTACAAGCATTGCTGGGATAATCCTGGCCAACGTCCGCGTGGCATCAGCTTTTTGGACGCACGCCATGAGGATGATGCAACAtcggatgctgctgctgctgcattgaaCGAAGATGCCACCATTTGATTGCTTTGCCCATTTCGCTGGCATTTCCGTGCGACTATTGTTGAAACTGAACCAAACCCAACTGGCAATAACAATATCTCATTATCTCCCCCGTATGCCCCGACTCCACCCCAAtcgtttcaatttcaattttatttcctCCTCTCTGCCACACCCtagaacaaataaataacatgtTTTGCATTCCAGTTTTAGTTTTGAGTATGAAGATTCCTCTTCATTTCAATGTCGCCTCTAGATTTATTCTGTATCAATAAACAGCACATTATGGAGATAATTTCCAATGATTTGAAATTCttattttgggttttttctaacaattattttgtgtttcattAATTGATCGATCAGCCAGCTcttgcaattattttgatttatgtgttCACTGATTCACTCAACGCAATCTTTTGAATTCAAGTCATGTCTTTTGTTGAACTTGCTTCCTGAATTCTAGCATTTGAAATACTTGAATTCTTGAACTCTGCGATTGTTTTGATACTCTGTACAAGCATAATTATGAATCgagaaatcaatatttattcgGTGATCATTATTTGTTGACATCACTTCCACTTCCAGCAATTATAATGCGGTGCAGTAGAGTTCACTCTCTTGGATCAAAGACATCAAATAATTGCACACTTTAAAGTGCTTTAGAGCTGAGCAAACAAAAGTGCtaccaaaaataattcaattgaatgaTTGACAAAGCGCCGAGTGTTGTGATCTTAACATTGTTGGCATAGCAGCAATTATGCGTATTATAGGCGTATCGGAATTGAAATCGTAATCGAAATGTTATTCAACCTGTGCGATGAACCAAAACAGCTGAGTCATCATCGTTGAACAATCGATAAGTCGAAAGATGATTGGACGTTTGCTCGATCGATCGATTTGTAACGCCCTAACAGTTCTCTCTGTTCAAAttgttgaaaacaatttaattattgtgaCTTACATGGATCTATGTAGGTGACTGATGCCTGTTTGTTGCCTGATGTAAGTCAAGGTTGTAGCACACATTTCGAGTGcggaaaatatataatagaaaCAGAATTAAGAACACATTGTGAATGAGGCTGTAAGACCAGTTACAAGGTCATCATTAGCTGACTCCATCAGGGGAGAACCGGTCACTTAAAGTTCTGTAAGAGtcacgaaaaacgaaaaacacaacaaaatttatataataaaacgTGGAAACATTTCCGCTTGTGGGGGCAATCAGAGTCGGAGATACTGAGaatcattaatattaatttgaatttgttgtgaTGTTGTAATTTTCAAAGATCTTtgcttcattattattaatcttcctcttttcttctctctctctgttttttttctttacagGTGAGCAATCGTGACGATCAAACTTTGTCGGTTCAAACTTCTTAGCCATGAAATTCTTgagagtatttatttatggtattATGAAGCTGGTTTTTAGCTGCTTGCTTGGTAAGCCAAAGATCAAGTTCACTAGGTCTGGGTCAACTGGGTggactgtatgtgtgtgtgtgtgcgtgttagTCTCTAACGGATTCGCATGCAAATGATAATTGAACACTATTATATATCAGACTATAACAAGTTTATTAACCTCTAAGTGGCACATAACGACACAATCGCAAAACGACAAAAAAGGAAGACCATGCAAAGAATAACAAACTATagtaatgataataataacaacacagACAtaaagacagagagacagagagagggagagagatagTTAGCGATGAGTCGAAGACATCGTTGTTGATCGCATCACTTCCGACAGCCATTGACCCAGTTGATCTTGGTTTTTGGTTCGATTTTGCATGGCCAAATTTTGGTGGCTTTTGTTTCTTCGAGTAGCGAAGGGCACTCTTTGGTGACAAGTGGAATTAGCAGCAGTCTCTGCAGTCACGTCCGATTGCACCTCAAATGTGTATCGGGGCGTATACGTGATGAGAACACAAGTCAAAAAGACCATTAAAATATCGAGAGTTAAATTcgcaattcatttattaatcaataaaatcatCTATAAATAGATACATTTGATTGTCCATCTATTGCTAAGTGCTCTGCTGTCTAGCTCgatcgaaaaaaaaatgagaaaaatgagaaaaaatcACACATGCAAACAGGTAAATCAAATCAGCAAGCGATGCGACCTTCAACCGATTAGTTCAATGGCCAACGATCCGTTAAGcgtttgtaaaaaaaaaaaatgctgtgTGTAGCTgtaaaattaacatattttctttCCGAAATTTAGCCAGTTTTTggttgttaattaaaattgttttcgattttgttaATATCATGTGTTTGTTCTTGTAGGGAATTTTATGGGGCAGGGTCTAATCGTTTAACACGTTTGTGCGTGGTTTTGAGATTCGTTAACGTGTTTCCGTTCTTCACCCGGAAAAGTACTCAATGCAATTTGGCAATTTGATTagtccgtcagtcagtcaaacCGTCGAACAGTTGAAAAGTCGTCGGTTAGTCACAGTGTCAATTAAAAGTGCTTTCAAAAGTTTCCGGCTTCCGATCGTATTCCGACGTGAAAATTGTCTGCGAAGGCCATTCGCGCGAGCTGTTAAGATGATTTATGGCCAAAATGGCTGGGCGTTGTTCATGTCTTTGGCGCTGTCTTCTAGCCAAGTTCAAAGTTGAATTTATGCGTCTATGCGCCCTTCGTCAACTGCTTTGAACTGTCTATTGAATCGATACGAGCGAGCGAGCCAGCGAGCGAGCTATGTCAGTTCAGTTGTTAGCTGTCTGTCTCTCGGTCTGCTTGTCTTTGACGCTGTCGTTatcataaattttatgaaatttaatctaatttgcatttgcgtgttttgtttgtatgtcaGCTGGCATTTAATGGCTGCGCCTAGATATTAGGCTATGATATTTAACTCAATCCACTAGAGATGGGCGTATGccacgtatacttgatatattACTTCTATTATATTTACTCATGCAAGGTCTGCCCACAGTCGTTATAATTTTCGATAATAATTACTGTACAACGGGGATTAGCTaagcaattttataaaataatgacaaataatgaattttaatttcgatataaataatttgtataacttGGATGTCAAGAATTTTTCATAGTTTGCATTacttattaacatttttttagttAATCATAATAGTGGTTATATACACATTTTAGGGTCATGATTTCTGgcacatacaataataatttgtatgatTTCTGAATTTGGCTGCGAAATTACAGTCTggctatttggtatattttcaactatACGGTATATGTATcactacataaatataccaaacataacatttgttatataatatattaattcggtatattttaagaaaaataccgcacGGCTTcgctcttattcaaaatgggtagcgagtatcttacagtcaagcacactcgacagtagctttcttactagtTATAGTCTGAATTCaatattaacttatttttagttaattgtaATAGTTGTTTTAtactgtttttatttattatataaatattttctactttttgtagtcccaatatacatatgtttgttcAGACTTGATATacttattaattcaattttagttattcacaaattttgtatGCCAGTTGAccgcaattgaattttattcaatttgccgTCTTCAGATTCTGTTTGATACGTGTTCGTTAAGCTCGTATTCATTTCAGCTGAATTCAAATCCAGTTAGTCCTTTTGCTTTTCCCTAATTTGGGTCATGACGCacattatacaaatatatgtatgtatgtatatccaCCACACATAGCAACTCACCTCTTTGTTTAGTTGCCCTTATTCATCGTTTGCACTATATAATCAACACACTCGAGTTTCGCTTGGCTGATGTCATCTCTAAGACAACGCCCTGTTGATGGCagaaaacacattttatgTTGCCTGCTTTTAGGCCGTTGACATAAATTTTCGctttagttgctgctgctcggaaCAAACTGTCTTTCTCAGCGAGAGGGCGCTGTTTCGTTTTTCTATGcgtgaattaattaaatttattaaatagatTATGCATTGTATAAATAGTTTGATGCTTACAAAATAGtcaaaaattatgtttatacaaattgcaattaaactacaaattaaatatgaacaaACAAAAGGATGATTGTACACTTAAAACtagaataaaatatgcaataataataataataataataataatattaatgtaatGTTGGTGGAGGggagagcacaaaaaaataaaacaacaataataactacgATTAGTTAACTTAGAGTATAGAAGATATACACAATACATAACTATGACTCGATTTCATGCTGTTGCCATTTTACATAACTTGAGATTTCTTGTAAGTCTGGGAAAGTGATTGTAgtgtttgttgtagttgcagttgctatTCGactctgtgttgtgttgtgttgttttgtgtgtagCGAAGCAAACAGTACACTCTTTTGTGGCTTTATCTTAAAAAGTAAGCATTAAACAATGGCAAACACTGTCTATATaggtccgtctgtccgtctttccgtctgtctgtctttctcttGGCTTGTTCATGGTCTGTTTCTGTATCTGTGTCTCTGTCCGTTTGGAGTTTATGGTAAAGCTAGTTGACCCCTGAGCACCCCTGGCCAATGTCATCGGACTTTAGCTAACTCTTTGTgactgtttctgtttctgtggctgatgttgttgtcgttgttgttgttgctgctgttggtgtcagcgttatgttgctgctgccatcgaagtctctgctgctgctgttgctgctattggtAATGCTTATGCtatggctgctggctgctgtctCGGCATCGCTGTAGACATCACGCCGCTTCACCTTGTACTCGGGATTCCGAAGCCAATCCTCCTTGATGAGATCGGCACCCTTCTCGGCAATCATGATGACAGGCGCATTCGTATTGCCACTGGTGATTGTTGGCATGATGCTGGCATCGATCACCCTCAGCCCACGCACTCCGTATACCCTTAGACGGGGATCGACGACCGCTTCCGGGTCCCAGGAGGGTCCCATTTTGGCTGTGCCACACGGATGATAGATGGTCATCGAAATGGTGCGCACCTGACACTCCAGATACGCATCGGACAGAAACTTGTGCTGCTTGCAGTTCGGCAACGGTTTGCGCCACACTCGCGACCCAAACTGTTTAAACACTTCCGCCTCGGCGACGCGCAGCGCAATCTTGGCGCCCTCGACCAATGTCTTTACATCCAGCGGATCGTCAAAGTAGTTGGCATTGATCAAGGGATAGTGGAAGGGATTCGCAGAACGCAGACGCACCGTACCCCTCGAGCGTGgacgcaacagcagcggcattATGGTC
This region includes:
- the LOC133848312 gene encoding glucose dehydrogenase [FAD, quinone]-like — its product is MGMPITWRLVFLAALTHCCLIDTAVAQSLNGNALGNIIEFLRRGQHQMDLESLDERNQLLPEYDFIVVGAGTAGCALAARLSENPNWKVLLLEAGGSESYVMDIPIAAHFLQLGEMNWKYRTEPSSSYCLAMKDNRCNWPRGKVMGGSSVLNYMMYTRGNRLDYDHWAALGNPGWSYEELLPYFRKYEGSLVPDADTGHSHPGVRGPVKISYNTDPTRVADAFVRASEQAGLPRGDYNGESQMRVSYLQANIANATRWSSNRAYLYPIKGKRTNLHIKKKSLVTRVLIDPQSRNAYGVMLLADGRMQKVLARKEVIVSAGAINTPQLLMLSGVGPAKHLRKMGIKPLADLAVGYNLQDHTAPAVTFTTNTTTLTLNDLLNTDAIGNFLRGRGPILIPGGVEAISFYALDEAERQRGWPDMEIFACSNSWPINPALPLAFGIKPSIYETMFGELERRNGNSFLVFPMILRARSRGRIKLQSRNPQQHPLIYPNYFHDPYDLNITIRGLKQCNHLSEMPAFRAINARLLDKQPPACRRHKWLSDEFWECYARHFTLTIYHYSGTAKMGPRSDPSAVVDARLRVHGIGQLRVVDASIMPYLIAGHPNGPVYLIAEKAADMIKQDHNYNS